The following proteins are co-located in the Streptomyces sp. NBC_00435 genome:
- a CDS encoding glycoside hydrolase family 15 protein, giving the protein MSGRIEDYALIGDMQTAALVCRDGAVDWLCLPRFDSHAVFASILGTEEHGFWRIGPATPAGAEPPRATRRRYRGDSLVLESEWDTPRGTVRVIDFMPPREDHAPQIIRIVEGISGRVPMRSALRMRFSYGRVVPWVHKVDGRTVAVAGPDSVWLDTEAQTYGKDLTTYSDFTVGPGDRMAFCISWQPSHKEPPVAPGAEEALEATTDFWREWVEQCTYHGPYREAVIRSLITLKALTYAPTGGIVAAPTTSLPEEIGGVRNWDYRYTWLRDAAITLSSLLRTGYREEARAWREWLLRAVAGDPENLQIMYGIAGERELGETELDWLPGYENSSPVRVGNGAAGQLQLDVYGEVTEALHLGHMTGLARNDYASLLQLKLIRYLETHWDQPDEGIWEVRGPRRHFVHSKVMAWVAVDRTIKLIESGDADGPLERWRELRDEIHQDVCEKGYDKERNTFTQSYGSRELDASLLLIPQMGFLPPDDKRVIGTIEAIQRELSTTDGFILRYPTAGAEAGVDGLEGDEGAFLACSFWMADDLAMIGRVDEARRLFEKLLSLRNDLGLLAEEWDPRLQRQVGNFPQAFSHVPLIDTALRLTASGAYGG; this is encoded by the coding sequence GTGTCCGGGCGCATCGAGGATTACGCACTGATCGGCGACATGCAGACCGCGGCTTTGGTCTGCCGGGACGGGGCGGTGGACTGGTTGTGCCTGCCACGCTTCGACTCCCATGCCGTCTTCGCGAGCATTCTCGGCACCGAGGAACACGGGTTCTGGCGGATCGGCCCGGCCACCCCGGCCGGCGCCGAGCCCCCGCGCGCCACCCGGCGCCGCTACCGCGGGGACTCGCTGGTCCTGGAGTCCGAGTGGGACACCCCGCGCGGCACAGTCCGCGTGATCGACTTCATGCCGCCGCGCGAGGACCACGCACCGCAGATCATCCGCATCGTGGAGGGCATCAGCGGCCGCGTCCCGATGCGCTCCGCACTGCGCATGCGCTTCAGCTACGGCCGGGTCGTGCCCTGGGTGCACAAGGTCGACGGGCGCACCGTGGCCGTCGCGGGCCCTGATTCCGTCTGGCTGGACACCGAGGCGCAGACCTACGGCAAGGACCTGACCACGTACTCCGACTTCACCGTCGGCCCGGGCGACCGGATGGCCTTCTGCATCAGCTGGCAGCCCTCGCACAAGGAGCCCCCGGTGGCGCCCGGGGCCGAGGAGGCCCTGGAGGCGACCACCGACTTCTGGCGCGAGTGGGTCGAGCAGTGCACGTACCACGGCCCCTACCGGGAGGCGGTGATCCGCTCCCTGATCACCCTCAAGGCCCTCACGTACGCCCCCACGGGCGGGATCGTCGCCGCGCCGACCACCTCCCTCCCGGAGGAGATCGGCGGCGTGCGGAACTGGGACTACCGCTACACCTGGCTGCGCGACGCCGCCATCACCCTCTCCTCGCTGCTGCGCACCGGCTACCGCGAGGAGGCCCGCGCCTGGCGCGAGTGGCTGCTGCGCGCGGTGGCCGGCGACCCGGAGAACCTGCAGATCATGTACGGGATCGCGGGCGAGCGGGAACTCGGCGAGACCGAGCTGGACTGGCTGCCGGGCTACGAGAACTCCAGCCCGGTCCGGGTCGGCAACGGCGCCGCCGGCCAGCTCCAGCTCGACGTGTACGGCGAGGTCACCGAGGCCCTGCACCTGGGCCACATGACCGGCCTGGCCCGCAACGACTACGCCTCGCTGCTCCAGCTCAAGCTGATCCGCTACCTGGAGACCCACTGGGACCAGCCCGACGAGGGCATCTGGGAGGTGCGCGGGCCACGACGGCACTTCGTGCACTCCAAGGTGATGGCCTGGGTGGCCGTGGACCGCACGATCAAGCTGATCGAGAGCGGGGACGCGGACGGGCCGCTGGAGCGGTGGCGGGAACTGCGCGACGAGATCCACCAGGACGTGTGCGAGAAGGGCTACGACAAGGAGCGCAACACGTTCACCCAGTCCTACGGGTCGAGGGAGCTGGACGCCTCCCTCCTGCTGATCCCGCAGATGGGCTTCCTGCCGCCGGACGACAAGCGGGTGATCGGCACGATCGAGGCGATCCAGCGCGAGCTGTCGACCACCGACGGGTTCATCCTGCGCTACCCGACGGCGGGCGCGGAGGCGGGTGTGGACGGTCTGGAGGGCGACGAGGGGGCCTTCCTCGCGTGCTCGTTCTGGATGGCCGACGACCTGGCCATGATCGGCCGCGTCGACGAGGCCCGCCGCCTCTTCGAGAAGCTGCTGTCGCTCCGCAACGACCTGGGCCTCCTGGCGGAGGAGTGGGACCCGCGGCTCCAGCGCCAGGTCGGCAACTTCCCCCAGGCGTTCAGCCACGTCCCCCTGATCGACACGGCCCTGCGGCTGACGGCGAGCGGGGCGTACGGGGGCTGA
- a CDS encoding CTP synthase codes for MPPKSMTTKHIFVTGGVASSLGKGLTASSLGALLKARGLRVTMQKLDPYLNVDPGTMNPFQHGEVFVTNDGAETDLDIGHYERFLDVDLDGSANVTTGQVYSQVIAKERRGEYLGDTVQVIPHITNEIKHRIRRMATADVDVVITEVGGTVGDIESLPFLETVRQVRHEVGRDNVFVVHISLLPYIGPSGELKTKPTQHSVAALRNIGIQPDAIVLRADREVPTSIKRKISLMCDVDEEAVVAAIDAKSIYDIPKVLHTEGLDAYVVRKLDLPFRDVNWTVWEDLLDRVHNPDHEVKVALVGKYIDLPDAYLSVTEALRAGGFANRARVEIKWVTSDDCKTPAEAAAQLSDVDAICVPGGFGDRGVNGKVGAITYARENKIPLLGLCLGLQCVVIEAARNLAGIADANSTEFDASTPNPVISTMEEQLAFVEGAGDLGGTMRLGMYPAKLAEGSIVREVYGDQAYVDERHRHRYEVNNAYRGELEKKAGLVFSGTSPDNKLVEYVEYPREVHPYLVATQAHPELRSRPTRPHPLFAGLVKAAVERQQAAK; via the coding sequence ATGCCGCCCAAATCCATGACGACCAAGCACATCTTCGTCACCGGGGGTGTCGCTTCCTCCCTCGGCAAGGGCCTGACGGCCTCCAGCCTGGGTGCGCTGCTGAAGGCGCGCGGTCTGCGGGTCACGATGCAGAAGCTCGACCCGTACCTGAACGTCGACCCCGGCACGATGAACCCGTTCCAGCACGGCGAGGTGTTCGTCACCAACGACGGCGCCGAGACCGACCTGGACATCGGTCACTACGAGCGCTTCCTCGACGTCGACCTCGACGGCTCGGCCAACGTCACCACCGGCCAGGTCTACTCGCAGGTCATCGCCAAGGAGCGGCGCGGCGAGTACCTCGGTGACACCGTGCAGGTCATCCCGCACATCACCAACGAGATCAAGCACCGCATCCGCCGGATGGCGACCGCGGACGTCGACGTGGTCATCACCGAGGTCGGCGGCACCGTCGGCGACATCGAGTCGCTGCCGTTCCTGGAGACGGTCCGCCAGGTCCGCCACGAGGTCGGCCGCGACAACGTCTTCGTCGTGCACATCTCGCTGCTGCCCTACATCGGCCCCTCCGGCGAGCTGAAGACCAAGCCCACCCAGCACTCGGTCGCGGCCCTGCGCAACATCGGCATCCAGCCCGACGCCATCGTGCTGCGCGCCGACCGTGAGGTCCCCACCTCCATCAAGCGCAAGATCTCGCTGATGTGCGACGTCGACGAGGAAGCCGTGGTCGCGGCGATCGACGCCAAGTCGATCTACGACATCCCCAAGGTGCTGCACACCGAGGGCCTGGACGCGTACGTCGTGCGCAAGCTCGACCTGCCGTTCCGTGACGTCAACTGGACGGTGTGGGAGGACCTGCTGGACCGGGTCCACAACCCCGACCACGAGGTCAAGGTCGCGCTCGTCGGCAAGTACATCGACCTGCCGGACGCCTACCTGTCGGTGACCGAGGCGCTGCGCGCCGGCGGTTTCGCCAACAGGGCCCGCGTCGAGATCAAGTGGGTCACCTCCGACGACTGCAAGACCCCGGCGGAAGCCGCGGCGCAGCTGTCCGACGTGGACGCGATCTGCGTGCCCGGCGGCTTCGGTGACCGCGGTGTCAACGGCAAGGTCGGCGCCATCACCTACGCCCGGGAGAACAAGATCCCACTGCTGGGCCTGTGCCTGGGCCTGCAGTGCGTGGTCATCGAGGCCGCACGGAACCTCGCGGGCATCGCGGACGCGAACTCCACCGAGTTCGACGCGTCCACGCCGAACCCGGTGATCTCCACGATGGAGGAGCAGCTGGCCTTCGTCGAGGGCGCGGGCGACCTGGGCGGCACCATGCGCCTGGGCATGTACCCGGCGAAGCTCGCCGAGGGTTCCATCGTGCGCGAGGTCTACGGAGACCAGGCGTACGTGGACGAGCGTCACCGCCACCGCTACGAGGTCAACAACGCGTACCGCGGCGAGCTGGAGAAGAAGGCCGGCCTGGTCTTCTCCGGCACCTCCCCGGACAACAAGCTGGTCGAGTACGTCGAGTACCCGCGCGAGGTGCACCCCTACCTGGTGGCCACCCAGGCCCACCCGGAGCTGCGCTCGCGTCCGACGCGCCCGCACCCGCTGTTCGCGGGTCTGGTCAAGGCTGCCGTGGAGCGGCAGCAGGCCGCGAAGTAG